A region of Ignatzschineria larvae DSM 13226 DNA encodes the following proteins:
- a CDS encoding sel1 repeat family protein produces MHMIFRKVEHSLAMLLIIFKHSLRYLWVIGTLMVIQACAIYKGDNEKYLFHDYDIKRYDITQSFVCQVVTQKKVSWQARQAFQKAEKSFSQNIPLEEKVALYEKALESGETKALSRMLVLYEVYAASNKEAAEGSEYEDYMAEIINIHHKMLIEYNLPEGFSAYAKLKKDGKLLYKDDIKALNYTYHAAMLGDLDGLLMLGDHYMYVEGDYFKGKEVYECAAKQNNIRADLALAKAYEIFEENYPKSLQNHIKAAEKGAPQSLLYLRATFRDGLNGYDKDPDLAMCFHWFNEAFLLQSNQSLAGIRWSCPLPEHPELGKGDLPYDDERKLSIQKVEQEFNPTPVQRNQHMITPLTEMVKKEEQKQMSNNKLLRSLQVVKSKL; encoded by the coding sequence ATGCATATGATATTTAGAAAAGTGGAGCATAGCTTGGCTATGTTGTTAATTATCTTTAAACATTCTCTACGATACTTATGGGTCATAGGTACGCTTATGGTCATCCAAGCGTGTGCTATTTATAAGGGGGATAATGAGAAATATCTATTTCATGATTATGATATTAAGCGGTATGACATCACCCAGTCTTTTGTCTGTCAAGTAGTCACGCAGAAAAAAGTCTCTTGGCAAGCAAGACAAGCATTTCAAAAAGCAGAAAAATCTTTTAGCCAAAATATCCCTCTCGAAGAAAAGGTAGCGTTATATGAGAAAGCCTTAGAATCGGGAGAGACAAAGGCTTTAAGTAGAATGTTAGTACTGTATGAAGTATATGCTGCAAGTAATAAGGAGGCGGCCGAAGGCTCTGAATATGAAGACTATATGGCTGAAATTATCAATATTCATCATAAGATGTTGATTGAGTATAACCTTCCAGAGGGATTTAGTGCTTATGCAAAACTAAAGAAGGACGGTAAGCTGCTCTATAAAGATGATATAAAAGCGCTCAATTATACTTATCATGCCGCAATGCTTGGAGATCTCGATGGCCTGTTAATGCTTGGCGATCATTATATGTATGTAGAGGGTGATTATTTCAAGGGAAAAGAAGTCTATGAATGCGCCGCAAAGCAAAACAACATTCGTGCAGATCTAGCATTAGCGAAGGCGTATGAAATATTTGAGGAAAATTATCCTAAATCATTACAAAACCATATAAAAGCTGCAGAGAAAGGCGCGCCTCAAAGCCTCTTATATTTGCGTGCAACATTTAGAGATGGATTAAATGGTTACGATAAAGATCCTGATCTTGCCATGTGTTTCCACTGGTTTAACGAAGCATTCTTATTACAATCCAATCAATCCTTAGCCGGTATACGCTGGTCATGTCCACTTCCTGAGCATCCTGAGCTTGGCAAAGGAGATCTTCCTTATGATGATGAACGAAAATTATCAATTCAGAAGGTAGAGCAGGAATTTAATCCAACACCTGTTCAACGTAATCAACACATGATTACTCCTCTCACAGAGATGGTGAAAAAAGAAGAACAAAAACAAATGTCAAATAATAAATTATTAAGATCATTACAGGTAGTAAAAAGCAAGCTATAA
- a CDS encoding type VI secretion system Vgr family protein — MLAHNITHLFDSQQKYFYTLQVNNDHDLRVVSFSLSEEISQPFKATIVVASTSYHLDFSQFLDHTGLFTFYRNGEVQRYLHGVITSIAKGDRKNRYYLYTLTLEPRIFKLGLRQNVRIFQQQSVEKIVTTLLKESGVFFFNWSLTAKYDYREYCVQYRETDLAFIDRLLAEEGMSYYFEHLEDRHIFVVYDRYTGTGSLDRKIPYHLPQGGAAPAESIYSLYYREEIGFSHVKLTDYCFKKSAYTLSNDAQADLSSHGQNRQYFYYDYPGRYKEDISGERYTRKRLAKLRKSLNTAEVSSNVLSLIAGYRLTLDDHIDDSLNRDWLVAKITHEGTQHQVLEEEGIEGTALYHNQATLIDAKSEWISEGNSKPQIDGSQIAVVVGPDNEEIYCDEYARVRVKFPWDIYRTPEPSNDSGLSCWIRVSQDWAGAGWGSMQLPRVGQEVIVTFLNGDPDQPIITGRVYNNLQTTPYKMPRYKTVTTIKSKEVKGSGYNELILDDTYTKIKAMLHSTHGASQLSLGYIKSEHRVDKHPDHRGDGFELRTDEWGAIRAGKGLYISTDIREKAEKKQLDLEESIVQLEQALALARELARAADTSQTYRTDVDNQESQFKGVYQELKLPGMLLSSPEGIALTSPKSIQTSSSQNITLTSYQSIDMSSFKDFRVAAKTNVSILAVEKDLNLIANQGRMKIQAQNNELELSSKQELRVISNDNSIVIAAQNGIKLVSGGAYILIKDGKVEIGGPQPLDIKTAGFNVVGSNNMPYNFTSYGSENPMLNDEMFVIEDDEGNPIPGFKYKIEREDGEVFRGRTNHKGETMRIGSGNQNLKIEVFRDWEE, encoded by the coding sequence ATGTTAGCTCATAATATCACTCATCTATTTGATTCCCAGCAAAAATATTTCTATACTCTGCAAGTTAATAATGATCATGACTTGCGAGTAGTTAGCTTTTCACTCTCCGAGGAGATCTCTCAGCCTTTTAAAGCGACAATAGTGGTCGCTTCAACCTCATACCATTTAGATTTTAGTCAATTTCTAGATCATACCGGATTGTTTACATTCTATCGTAATGGTGAAGTGCAGCGATATCTGCATGGTGTGATTACCTCTATCGCCAAAGGTGATCGAAAGAATCGTTACTATCTTTACACTCTGACACTTGAACCACGTATTTTTAAACTTGGTTTGCGTCAAAATGTGCGGATCTTTCAGCAACAAAGTGTAGAAAAAATCGTCACTACTTTACTCAAAGAATCCGGTGTTTTCTTCTTTAATTGGAGTTTAACAGCTAAATATGATTATCGTGAATATTGTGTGCAATACCGCGAAACTGATCTAGCTTTTATCGATAGACTCCTAGCTGAAGAAGGTATGAGTTACTATTTTGAGCATTTAGAAGATCGACATATTTTCGTAGTTTATGATCGATATACGGGGACAGGCTCGTTAGACCGTAAGATTCCCTATCACTTGCCGCAAGGGGGTGCTGCACCTGCCGAGTCGATCTATAGCCTCTATTATCGAGAAGAGATTGGTTTTTCACATGTAAAACTCACAGATTATTGTTTCAAAAAATCAGCTTACACGCTCAGTAATGATGCGCAAGCAGATCTTAGTAGCCACGGTCAGAATAGACAATATTTCTACTACGATTATCCCGGGCGTTATAAAGAGGATATCAGCGGTGAACGCTATACCCGTAAACGATTAGCAAAACTGAGAAAATCCCTCAATACAGCAGAAGTTAGTAGTAATGTATTGTCATTAATAGCAGGGTATCGTTTAACTTTAGATGATCATATTGATGATTCTTTAAATCGAGATTGGCTAGTTGCTAAAATCACTCATGAAGGAACGCAGCATCAAGTTTTAGAAGAGGAAGGAATTGAAGGTACTGCTCTCTATCATAACCAAGCTACTTTAATAGATGCAAAAAGTGAATGGATCTCAGAGGGAAACTCAAAACCACAGATTGATGGCTCGCAAATCGCAGTCGTTGTTGGTCCTGATAATGAAGAGATCTATTGTGATGAATATGCGCGAGTACGGGTAAAGTTTCCTTGGGATATTTATAGAACACCTGAGCCGAGTAATGATTCTGGTTTAAGTTGTTGGATTCGAGTCTCCCAAGATTGGGCCGGTGCAGGATGGGGTTCGATGCAATTGCCACGAGTCGGGCAAGAGGTTATTGTTACTTTTTTAAATGGCGATCCAGACCAACCGATCATCACAGGGCGAGTTTATAATAATCTCCAAACGACTCCCTATAAAATGCCACGTTATAAGACAGTGACAACCATTAAGAGTAAAGAGGTTAAAGGCAGTGGTTATAACGAATTAATCTTAGATGATACCTATACGAAGATAAAAGCGATGCTCCATTCGACACACGGCGCATCCCAGCTTTCACTCGGCTATATTAAATCAGAACACCGAGTTGATAAACATCCTGATCACCGTGGCGATGGCTTTGAACTTAGAACGGATGAGTGGGGCGCTATTCGTGCCGGCAAAGGTTTATATATCTCCACAGATATCAGAGAGAAGGCGGAGAAAAAACAGCTTGATCTCGAGGAATCCATTGTTCAACTTGAACAAGCGCTTGCGCTTGCGAGAGAGCTAGCAAGAGCTGCCGATACGTCTCAAACCTATCGCACAGATGTAGATAATCAAGAATCTCAGTTTAAAGGAGTCTATCAAGAACTCAAATTGCCGGGAATGCTCTTAAGCTCTCCGGAAGGCATTGCGCTAACTAGTCCCAAAAGCATTCAAACTTCGAGCAGTCAAAATATTACGCTGACCAGTTATCAAAGTATTGATATGAGTAGCTTTAAGGATTTCAGAGTGGCAGCAAAAACAAATGTCTCAATCCTCGCGGTAGAAAAAGATCTCAACTTGATAGCGAACCAAGGACGCATGAAGATTCAGGCTCAGAATAATGAGTTGGAATTATCATCAAAACAAGAGCTGAGAGTGATCTCGAATGATAATAGTATTGTGATTGCGGCTCAAAACGGTATCAAACTTGTATCGGGTGGAGCTTATATTCTCATCAAAGATGGAAAAGTAGAAATTGGTGGGCCTCAACCTTTAGACATTAAAACGGCAGGTTTTAATGTAGTCGGTAGTAATAACATGCCTTATAACTTTACTAGTTATGGTTCAGAAAACCCGATGTTAAATGATGAGATGTTTGTAATCGAGGATGATGAAGGAAATCCGATTCCAGGCTTCAAATATAAGATCGAAAGAGAAGATGGCGAAGTTTTTCGTGGTCGAACAAATCATAAGGGTGAAACGATGAGGATAGGTTCGGGCAATCAAAATTTGAAAATAGAAGTATTCCGAGATTGGGAGGAGTAG
- a CDS encoding phospholipase effector Tle1 domain-containing protein, which produces MSNEQGYQNYEAYEGDYSKNQDVRQGSKMPMGPGSTNGREGSSVKIVLENYTINVFFDGTGNNVHNTEFRLLDEEYDALQKKRQFYKKELAESMAQDIKINVLTERNGKTYITQRSPNLRERIQEEQRLAKEQAQLKKRISDIENEMDHLIDKKKYKDRTYQKEPNVSYRNEFSNVALLHLGSDEFSKNSKNIYIEGAGTTKDEVDDTEGLGFASGEKSGVYVRINEAFKKIQEITKIIKAQRYSVNVFGFSRGSFYARVFCAWLKAAESANEGEEHTHNLRYQHLNAPPDLFNISLLGIYDTVSSHGKEHYSDPEGTRSMSPLALFDSDQFPLAITNDDQDIYKIVHLTAQNEYRDHFPLTPITAALKSQPTKGGSALEISFPGAHSNLGGAYTDVWKEENHYISKTGSLVSHPFFGEKDGAIHWKWWVNKGYYLKSELSKKLYKSISINLVPSLVSAYFVANRGVRNHYQYITFGAMRMAAEKFGTMKFNEKQERLQERLYIFEQAKRGQDVNKQEAIQYQKEISNQRAKVLSNVDAAIRAKMIKHMNDHGKFEFELSKELPDLKDQKCLYGTFICNSLQPISATYKDEVSPVFFEGEFENVEQQLSYEKYDIQPEKKYVERLRTPSVTIHGVENEGTTRRNQSATGIPSRPTVKGG; this is translated from the coding sequence ATGTCTAATGAACAAGGATATCAAAATTATGAGGCATATGAAGGTGATTATAGTAAAAACCAAGATGTCCGACAAGGCTCAAAAATGCCAATGGGACCTGGTAGCACTAATGGACGTGAAGGCTCATCGGTAAAGATTGTTTTAGAAAATTATACTATTAATGTCTTTTTTGATGGCACGGGAAACAACGTTCATAATACAGAGTTTAGACTATTAGATGAAGAATATGATGCACTTCAAAAGAAGAGACAATTTTATAAAAAAGAGCTTGCAGAAAGCATGGCTCAAGATATTAAGATAAATGTTCTCACAGAACGAAATGGTAAAACTTATATTACACAAAGAAGCCCAAATCTTCGTGAACGTATCCAAGAGGAGCAGCGATTAGCTAAAGAGCAAGCGCAGCTGAAAAAAAGAATTTCTGATATTGAGAATGAAATGGATCATCTTATTGATAAGAAAAAGTATAAAGATCGTACTTATCAAAAGGAGCCTAACGTCAGTTATCGTAATGAGTTTAGTAACGTTGCATTACTTCATCTAGGATCAGATGAGTTCTCAAAAAACAGTAAAAATATTTATATTGAGGGTGCTGGTACAACCAAGGATGAAGTTGATGATACTGAGGGTTTAGGTTTTGCCTCAGGTGAAAAAAGTGGTGTTTATGTACGTATCAATGAAGCATTTAAAAAAATTCAGGAAATTACAAAAATAATAAAAGCTCAAAGATATTCCGTTAATGTCTTTGGTTTTAGTCGCGGTTCATTTTATGCCCGTGTTTTTTGTGCATGGTTGAAAGCAGCTGAGTCAGCTAATGAAGGTGAAGAGCATACTCATAATCTACGGTACCAACACTTAAATGCACCTCCCGATCTTTTTAACATATCATTGTTAGGTATCTATGATACTGTTTCATCTCATGGAAAAGAGCATTACAGTGATCCTGAAGGTACAAGATCAATGTCCCCACTAGCACTATTCGATAGTGATCAATTCCCTTTAGCGATTACTAATGATGATCAAGATATTTATAAGATAGTCCACCTTACTGCCCAAAACGAATATCGAGATCATTTTCCATTAACGCCTATTACTGCAGCCTTAAAAAGCCAACCTACAAAAGGTGGAAGTGCCCTTGAAATAAGTTTCCCCGGAGCACACTCTAATCTCGGTGGTGCCTATACTGATGTATGGAAAGAAGAAAATCACTATATTAGTAAAACAGGATCTTTGGTATCACACCCATTTTTTGGAGAAAAAGATGGGGCGATTCATTGGAAATGGTGGGTAAATAAGGGGTATTATTTAAAATCAGAGTTATCTAAAAAACTCTACAAGAGTATTAGTATTAATCTCGTACCAAGTTTGGTCTCTGCATATTTTGTCGCAAACCGCGGTGTTCGTAATCATTATCAATATATCACGTTTGGAGCCATGCGAATGGCTGCAGAAAAATTTGGGACGATGAAATTTAATGAGAAACAAGAAAGATTGCAAGAACGACTGTATATTTTTGAGCAGGCTAAAAGAGGTCAGGATGTGAATAAACAAGAAGCTATTCAATATCAAAAAGAGATTTCTAATCAAAGAGCCAAGGTTTTATCTAATGTAGATGCAGCTATTCGAGCAAAAATGATTAAACATATGAATGACCATGGTAAGTTTGAATTTGAGTTATCTAAGGAACTTCCAGATCTCAAAGACCAAAAATGTTTATATGGCACATTTATTTGTAATAGTCTTCAACCAATATCAGCCACTTACAAAGATGAGGTAAGTCCTGTCTTTTTTGAAGGCGAATTTGAAAATGTCGAACAGCAATTATCTTATGAAAAGTACGATATTCAACCAGAAAAAAAATATGTTGAACGTCTAAGGACACCGTCAGTGACAATCCATGGTGTTGAGAATGAGGGAACCACAAGAAGGAATCAATCTGCGACAGGTATACCTTCACGTCCTACGGTGAAGGGTGGGTAA
- the vgrG gene encoding type VI secretion system tip protein VgrG: MRDTGCNFIYQNSIYFHCDYPGCYKEDISGERYTTPEPSNDSGLSCWIRVSQDWAGAGWGSMQLPRVGQEVIVTFLNGDPDQPIITGRVYNNLQTTPYKMPRYKTVTTIKSKEVKGSGYNELILDDTYTKIKAMLHSTHGASQLSLGYIKSEHRVDKHPDHRGDGFELRTDEWGAIRAGKGLYISTDIREKAEKKQLDLEESIVQLEQALALARELARAADTSQTYRTDVDNQESQFKGVYQELKLPGMLLSSPEGIALTSPKSIQASSSQNIALTSYQSIDMSSFKDFRVAAKTNVSILAVEKDLNLIANQGRMKIQAQNNELELSSKQELRVISNDNSIVIAAQNGIKLVSGGAYILIKDGKVEIGGPQPLDIKTAGFNVVGSNNMPYNFTNYDSENPM, from the coding sequence ATGAGGGATACTGGATGTAATTTCATTTATCAAAATTCTATCTATTTTCATTGCGATTATCCCGGGTGCTATAAAGAAGATATCAGCGGTGAGCGCTATACCACACCTGAGCCGAGTAATGATTCTGGTTTAAGTTGCTGGATTCGAGTCTCTCAAGATTGGGCCGGTGCAGGATGGGGTTCGATGCAATTGCCACGAGTCGGGCAAGAGGTTATTGTCACTTTTTTAAATGGCGATCCAGACCAACCGATCATCACAGGGCGAGTTTATAATAATCTCCAAACTACTCCGTATAAAATGCCGCGTTATAAAACAGTGACAACCATTAAGAGTAAAGAGGTTAAAGGTAGTGGTTATAACGAATTAATCTTAGATGATACCTATACGAAGATAAAAGCGATGCTCCATTCTACACACGGCGCATCCCAGCTTTCACTCGGCTATATTAAATCAGAACACCGAGTTGATAAACATCCTGATCACCGTGGCGATGGCTTTGAACTTAGAACGGATGAGTGGGGCGCTATTCGTGCCGGCAAAGGTTTATATATTTCCACAGATATCAGAGAGAAGGCGGAGAAAAAGCAACTTGATCTCGAGGAATCCATTGTTCAACTTGAACAAGCGCTTGCGCTTGCGAGAGAGCTAGCAAGAGCAGCAGATACGTCTCAAACCTATCGCACAGATGTAGATAATCAAGAATCTCAGTTTAAAGGAGTCTATCAAGAACTCAAATTGCCGGGAATGCTCTTAAGCTCTCCGGAAGGCATTGCGCTAACTAGTCCCAAAAGCATTCAAGCTTCGAGCAGTCAAAATATTGCGCTGACCAGTTATCAAAGTATTGATATGAGTAGCTTTAAGGATTTCAGAGTGGCAGCAAAAACAAATGTCTCAATCCTCGCGGTAGAAAAAGATCTCAACTTGATAGCGAACCAAGGACGCATGAAGATTCAGGCTCAGAATAATGAGTTGGAATTATCATCAAAACAAGAGCTGAGAGTGATCTCGAATGATAATAGTATTGTGATCGCGGCTCAAAACGGTATCAAGCTTGTATCGGGCGGTGCTTATATTCTCATCAAAGATGGAAAAGTAGAAATTGGTGGACCTCAACCTTTAGACATTAAAACGGCAGGTTTTAATGTAGTCGGTAGTAATAACATGCCTTATAACTTTACCAATTATGATTCAGAAAACCCGATGTAA